CTCTGAGGTGGCTGTCGCCGCTGGCTTCAACGTGGCGGCAATCGGCCACTCGGCACACGGCGCTGTATACAGGGGAGAGCTGGCAGATCTTGAGAAGCTGGTATCGGAGGGGTCGGCCGTAGTGGTGGCTAACGAAGGTGGCCACCCCAGCGATGTAGATGCGGTGGAGGCGGCGCTTAGGAGGGGGGCCGGCTACGTGGCGCTGCTGGCCAGCCAGCGGAGGGCGGCGCTCGTCGTCAAGGAGCTTCTCAAGAGGGGCATCCCGCGGGAGGCTATAGCGGAGAGGCTGAGGTCGCCGGCTGGCCTCGACATCGGGGCGAAAACCGCCGGGGAGATAGCGGTGAGCATCGTCGCGGAGGTGGTGATGTACTACAGAGGGGGGTGCGGGAAGCCTATGAGAGAGGTGAAGAACCCGTTCGACGTCTTGGAGGAGGTCGAGGGAGTTGACCTCTCCCAGTATAAATGCCAGTGGAGACCTCCGCGTACGCTTTAGCGCCTCTGCGCTAAAGGCTTATCACCCTTTTCGTCATTGGGTGAGGGCCCCACAGCCTCTCCGCGCGGCTCCCCCTTATCAAGTAGGTCGAGGTTGTGGAGTAGACGACGCCCTCCCCGGCGCAACCCAAGCCGGTGGTGCCGAAGGTGGGCCTCGGAAGCTCGACGCCTATATTCCTCCACCTGACCCCGTCCTCGCTCTCCATCACCGGCCTGTCCTCCATCACGTGGCTGTACAGCCTCCCTCCGCATGAGACCAAGGCGTGTGCGTAGCCCTCGCTCCCCTCGGCTAGGCGGAAGTGAGCCAGATCGCGGGTGTAGTAAATCCCCCCGGCTGTGGCAATCAGCAAGAGGCCGCCGGCCGGGAGCAGGTTGTGCTGGTCGTGTTTAAACCTCAGCGGCTTGAGTTCCTCTAGGCTGGGCCCCGCCAGCATATGCCCGACCTCGACAGCCGCGACTAGGGCGTCCCCGAAACTCGCCACGTCGGTCACGTGCGGCGGGCCGTGGGGGAAATACCAGCCCAGCTCCTCCGCCAGCCCGCGGAGGTCAACCTCCTTGTCGGCGGCGAGGTCCCGCAACACGGGCCCCTCCAGCGAGGCGTAGAGCCGGCCCTCCAGCTGGATCAGCCGCCAGCAGGACCGCCTATCCACCTTCTCCTCGGTGGGCAGTCTGTAGACCCCCTCCCACGCGCAGACGTAGTCCTCGAACAAGTCGTTTACGTCT
The sequence above is drawn from the Pyrobaculum ferrireducens genome and encodes:
- a CDS encoding XdhC family protein, with the protein product MDVGFYVSICDVFRVLDLAARRGDTAVIVRVYDGSNAFVDAVVGGGALLGLAPAEVVEAVGGLKPGERAEVRVGRLWVEAEGVLLKPSLVVVGFGEVARRVSEVAVAAGFNVAAIGHSAHGAVYRGELADLEKLVSEGSAVVVANEGGHPSDVDAVEAALRRGAGYVALLASQRRAALVVKELLKRGIPREAIAERLRSPAGLDIGAKTAGEIAVSIVAEVVMYYRGGCGKPMREVKNPFDVLEEVEGVDLSQYKCQWRPPRTL